A single Triticum dicoccoides isolate Atlit2015 ecotype Zavitan chromosome 2A, WEW_v2.0, whole genome shotgun sequence DNA region contains:
- the LOC119355216 gene encoding uncharacterized protein LOC119355216 has protein sequence MGVREPVAMEIPAEEGAAARVPPRIRRRLLEGRASGGGGPASAEEIEAKLKEADHRRQQFRDWLSCKARKKPRSPSWSSQEEDYGQRLEARLQAAEQKRLSLLAKAQNRLAKLDELRQAAKNDVEMRFEKEKEELETRVESRVRQAEENRMRLLHADMQKRAALKERTERSLVQKATSESKYTERVRSAILAKRAAAEKKRLALLEAERRKARARLMHIQQAAMTVSSQREADRIKLKEHLDSKLQRAKRKRAEYLKQRGSPCSSAHADYIKHADFLSRKLARCWRSFVKSRKTTLALAQAYDALGINEKSVKSMPFEELAMLMGSPTALEATKALLDRFERRLTLCQSASSSSAENIDHLLKRLATPKRKAPPSRDGRTRVAAKRPARTSETSRLSRYSLRVVLCAYMILAHPSAVLSGDGEQEKLLMESAANFVREFELLVKTILEGPGRASRQPSLDAAESSSCQKSYDVASQSKFKTQLVNFDKAWCTYLYGFVVWKVKDARSLEGDLVRAACKLELSMMQTCKLAADGQSHNLTHDMKAIQKQVSDDQKLLREKVQHLSGDAGIERMDSALSDARSKFFEAKENGSPLAAPVANVSTPLSIDSSGKLPPTEVNMNSKTDAEGSRSVVRSLFGASGASSSTSPVNLPTENEQMVNEMLHEDGGAIAGNSNDARTIEKDFQDKVRETMEKAFWDVVTDSMRGDKPDYSQLINLVKEVRDSLHDLAPKEWKEEICENIDLEILSQVLKSGSQDTQYLGQILQYSLDMVRKLSAAAKDDEMKASHDKLLSELAASSEDNDNGVSSFVIAVIKGLRFTLEEIKQLQVEVSKAYVQLMQPTIKGSAGVEYLQKAFGDRYGPPANASASLPVTLQWISASKSIVDAEWSEHLGSLSVLPAANHAQPLVTVLRAGHGAPAAAVASAGSSGLPECKGEKIDKLVRVGLLQLISGMEGLQLQSTPESFHLNFLRLRAVQGQFQEVIVMSTSMLVLRQVLMSENSKITPPELETVISELFGALVKLLDNSPEAGSEEIVEAMMSASASAGSLTDAKIQARRQIVTRVLLKSLQADDVVFKKVSRAVHCAFRGVLLGGSGAKGQKLADAALRRVGAGKLADRVVKAAEVLIRVATVSEKVHGPWYKAIA, from the exons ATGGGGGTGAGGGAGCCCGTGGCGATGGAGATACCggcggaggagggggcggccgcgaGGGTGCCGCCGCGGATCAGGAGGAGGCTGCTCGAGGGCAgggccagcggcggcggcggcccggccAGCGCCGAGGAAATCGAGGCCAAGCTCAAGGAGGCCGACCACCGGAGGCAG CAATTCCGCGATTGGTTATCCTGCAAAGCAAGGAAGAAGCCACGGAGCCCATCGTGGTCGTCTCAAGAGGAAGATTACGGACAGCGCCTTGAAGCCAGGCTTCAGGCAGCTGAGCAGAAAAGGTTAAGCCTCTTGGCAAAGGCACAGAACCGGTTAGCCAAGTTGGATGAACTCCGACAAGCAGCGAAGAATGATGTGGAAATGCGGtttgagaaggagaaggaggaacttGAGACTAGAGTCGAGTCTCGTGTCCGACAGGCAGAGGAAAACCGTATGCGCCTTCTGCATGCAGATATGCAGAAGCGGGCCGCACTGAAGGAGAGAACAGAGAGGTCTCTCGTGCAGAAGGCGACATCTGAGAGCAAGTATACAGAGCGGGTGCGATCTGCTATCCTGGCAAAGCGTGCTGCTGCTGAGAAGAAACGGTTGGCGTTGTTAGAAGCTGAGAGGAGGAAGGCTCGTGCTCGGCTCATGCATATTCAACAAGCAGCCATGACTGTAAGCAGCCAGAGAGAAGCAGACAGGATTAAATTGAAAGAACATCTGGATAGCAAACTTCAGAGG GCCAAGAGGAAGAGAGCTGAATATTTGAAGCAGCGAGGAAGTCCGTGCAGTTCTGCTCATGCCGATTACATCAAGCATGCAGATTTTCTTTCAAGAAAGCTTGCAAG GTGCTGGAGAAGTTTTGTGAAGTCCAGGAAGACAACACTTGCCTTAGCTCAAGCTTATGATGCTTTGGGAATTAATGAAAAATCTGTGAAGTCAATGCCATTTGAGGAATTAGCTATGTTGATGGGATCTCCCACAGCTCTTGAGGCTACTAAGGCATTACTTGACCGGTTCGAGAGGCGTTTGACTCTTTGTCAGTCAGCAAGTTCATCATCTGCAGAAAATATTGACCATCTACTGAAACGCCTTGCGACTCCAAAGAGGAAGGCACCTCCGAGTAGAGACGGAAGAACAAGGGTTGCAGCAAAAAGGCCAGCAAGAACTTCTGAAACAAGCAGGTTGTCTAGATATTCACTGAGGGTGGTACTCTGTGCTTACATGATCCTGGCTCATCCTAGTGCTGTTTTAAGTGGAGATGGTGAGCAAGAGAAGCTACTCATGGAGTCAGCAGCAAACTTTGTCAGGGAGTTTGAGCTGTTAGTTAAGACAATACTCGAGGGGCCAGGAAGAGCCTCAAGGCAGCCATCTCTTGATGCTGCTGAATCATCTAGTTGCCAGAAGTCTTATGATGTTGCCAGTCAAAGTAAATTCAAGACTCAGTTGGTTAATTTTGACAAAGCGTGGTGCACCTATCTTTACGGATTTGTGgtgtggaaagtaaaagatgcaagatCATTGGAGGGTGATCTTGTTAGGGCTGCATGCAAGCTTGAGCTGTCAATGATGCAAACATGCAAGTTAGCTGCCGACGGGCAGTCACACAACCTCACCCATGATATGAAGGCGATTCAGAAGCAGGTTTCTGACGATCAAAAACTCCTAAGAGAGAAGGTTCAGCATTTGAGCGGTGATGCAGGCATCGAGCGTATGGACTCTGCTCTCTCCGATGCAAGATCAAAGTTCTTTGAAGCGAAGGAGAATGGAAGTCCATTGGCAGCACCTGTTGCAAACGTATCTACCCCTCTGAGCATTGATTCATCTGGAAAGCTCCCGCCTACTGAGGTCAATATGAATTCCAAAACAGATGCTGAAGGATCAAGGTCTGTTGTGCGATCCCTGTTTGGAGCTTCTGGAGCATCAAGCAGCACATCACCAGTGAATCTGCCAACAGAGAATGAGCAGATGGTCAATGAGATGCTTCATGAGGACGGTGGTGCGATTGCTGGCAATTCTAATGATGCTCGTACCATTGAGAAGGATTTCCAAGACAAAGTGAGGGAAACAATGGAGAAAGCTTTCTGGGATGTGGTTACCGACTCGATGAGAGGAGACAAACCTGACTACAGCCAACTGATCAACCTGGTAAAGGAAGTGAGGGATTCATTGCACGACTTGGCTCCCAAGGAATGGAAGGAGGAAATCTGTGAGAACATTGACCTCGAAATTCTATCCCAG GTACTCAAGTCAGGCTCCCAGGACACCCAATATCTGGGGCAGATTTTGCAGTACTCTCTGGATATGGTCAGAAAGCTGTCTGCTGCGGCAAAGGATGATGAGATGAAGGCAAGTCATGACAAATTATTGAGCGAGTTGGCTGCAAGTTCTGAAGATAATGATAATGGAGTCAGCTCGTTCGTCATTGCTGTTATCAAGGGCCTGCGTTTCACTCTGGAAGAAATAAAG CAACTGCAAGTAGAAGTGAGCAAGGCATATGTTCAGCTGATGCAACCGACGATAAAAGGCTCTGCTGGAGTGGAGTACCTGCAGAAGGCTTTCGGCGATCGCTATGGACCTCCTGCCAATGCGTCAGCTTCTCTCCCTGTAACTCTGCAGTGGATTTCAGCATCAAAGAGCATCGTGGACGCAGAATGGAGCGAACATCTGGGCTCTCTTTCAGTTCTTCCAGCAGCAAATCAT GCTCAGCCCCTTGTTACAGTGCTCCGagctggccatggagctccagcagcTGCTGTAGCTTCAGCAGGTAGTTCAGGTTTACCTGAATGCAAGGGAGAAAAGATTGACAAGCTTGTGAGGGTTGGCCTGTTGCAGCTTATTAGTGGTATGGAGGGATTACAATTGCAGTCAACTCCTGAGAGCTTCCATCTCAACTTTCTGAGATTGAGGGCCGTGCAGGGCCAATTTCAAGAAGTGATTGTGATGTCTACGAG CATGCTCGTCCTGCGTCAAGTCCTGATGAGTGAGAATTCTAAGATCACTCCTCCGGAGCTGGAGACTGTCATCTCAGAACTCTTCGGCGCCCTGGTGAAGTTGTTGGACAACTCCCCGGAGGCAGGAAGTGAAGAGATCGTGGAGGCGATGATGAGCGCGTCGGCGTCAGCCGGCTCTTTGACGGACGCCAAGATTCAGGCAAGGAGGCAGATAGTAACCCGGGTGCTCCTGAAGAGCCTCCAAGCGGACGACGTCGTCTTCAAGAAGGTCTCCCGGGCGGTCCACTGCGCCTTCCGCGGGGTCCTCCTTGGCGGCAGCGGTGCCAAGGGCCAGAAGCTGGCGGATGCAGCCCTACGCCGCGTCGGCGCGGGGAAGCTCGCCGACCGGGTGGTGAAGGCGGCTGAAGTGCTCATCAGGGTGGCCACGGTCTCGGAGAAGGTCCATGGCCCGTGGTACAAAGCGATCGCCTGA